The following DNA comes from Acidobacteriota bacterium.
CGACCGTCTTCTTGTCGCGCTTGTTGACCCGTGCCCGCACCTTGATCTTGCCGACACCGTCGTCGTAGTCGCCGGTGTCGATGATCCCGCCGGTCGGGAAATCGGGATAGATTTCGAACGGCTCGTTCTTGAGGATCCTTATCTGCGCCTCGAGCAGCTCGCAGAAGTTGTGCGGGAGGATGCGGGTGGACATGCCGACCGCGATGCCCTCGGCACCGAGCATCAGCAACACCGGCAGTTTGGCGGGAAGCGCCACCGGTTCCTCATTGCGTCCGTCGTAGCTCGGGCGGTACTCGGTCAGAGCCTTGCGGAAGAGCGTTTCCTTGGCGAGATCGGTGAGCCGGCACTCGATGTAGCGCGGTGCTGCCGGCGAGTGCCCGGTCACCGGATTGCCGAAGTTCCCCTGTTTTTCGATGAAGTAATCCTTGTTCGCGAGCACGACAAGCGCGTCGCCGATCGAGGCATCTCCGTGGGGGTGGAGCTTCATGGTGTCACCGATGACGTTGGCGACCTTGTGGAACTTGCCGTCATCCATCTTCGAAAGGGTGGCAAGGATGCGGCGTTGAACAGGCTTCAGCCCGTCACGGATATCAGGAATCGCACGATCGACGATCACGTAGCTCGCGTACTCGATGAAGTTCTGGCCCATCAGTGGGGCGATGCGTGTCATTTCGGCTCCGGCATTTGCTGTGGGTGGTTCCAGGTGGTCGGCTTCGGCGACAGCGTGCCCCTTGTGCGGACACGAATTCGGAATTCGGAGTTAGGAATTAGGAATTCCCGAACTTCCCCCCGGCAGTACCCCACATCATTCTGAAACTCAAAACTCAAGACTCAAAACTCTCAACTTGCGACGTCACGCGATGTCCGCGATGAGGTTGTCGATAATGTACTCCTTACGGGCCGGAGTGTTCTTGCCCATGAAGAAGTCGAGCGCCCGCTTGACGTCGCCCAACGAGCCGGTCGTGACCCGCTTCATGTGGTCGTCGTCGGCGATGAACTGCTTGAACTCCGCAGGGGAGATCTCGCCGAGTCCCTTGAAGCGCGTAATCTCGTGATTGCGCAAGCGCTCGGCGGCCTCGTCTCGCTCGGCCTCGGAAAAGCAGTAAACGGTTTCCTGTTTGTTGCGCACCCGGAAGATCGGGGTCTCGAGGATGAAGACGTGGCCGGTGAAAACCAGCTCTTCGAAAAAGCGCAGGAAGTAGGTGAGCAGCAAGTTGCGGATGTGCATCCCGTCGACGTCCGCGTCGGTGGCGATGACCACTTTGTTGTAGCGCAGGCCCTCCATGTCCTCTTCGACACCGAGCGCCCGCATGATGTTGTAGAGCTCCTCGTTCTTGTAGACCGCCTCACGGCCGAGACCGTGGGTGTTGAGGGGCTTGCCTTTGAGCGAGTAGATGGCCTGGGTCTGAACGTCCCGGGCCTGGATCATGGCGCCGCCGGCCGAGTCGCCCTCGGTGAGGAAGATCGTCGTCTCCTCACGCCGGTCGCCCTTGACGTCCGAAAGGTGAACCTTGCAGTCGATCAGCTTGGGGATGCGGATTGCGACCTTCTTCGCCCGCTCCTTCGCCTCCTTCTTGATTGCCGACAGCTCCTTGCGCACTCTCTGGTTGTTCTTGACCTTCTCGAGAAGCTTTTCGGCCTCCTTGGGCTCCTTGTGGAGCCACAGAACCACCTGGTCCTTCACCGAGTTGACAATCCAGGAACGGATCTCGGTCGAACCGAGCTTGTTCTTGGTTTGGGACTCGAAGACCGGGTCCTGAATCTTGACCGCCACCGCACCAACCAGGCCGTCACGCACGTCTTCACCCGCGAAGCCGTTCTTGGCGAACTCGTTGACGCCCTTCAGCACGCCCTCACGAAATGCGCTCTGGTGGGTACCGCCGTCTTTGGTGTACTGGCCGTTGACGAAGCTGAAATATGTCTCTCCGTAGGCGTGGGTGTGAGTGAAGGCGAACTCGAGCCGGTCGAGCTTGCAGTGGAAGGCGTCGTAGACGGTCGGCTCGCCGCCGAGTTCGTAGGCCAGGAGGTCGGCGAGGCCGTTCTTCGACACATATTTTTCGCCGTTGTAGTCGAGGGTCAGGCCGCTGTTGAGAAAGGCGTAATAGCGGAGGCGATGCTCGAGATACTCCTCCTGCCAACCGTAGTCCTCGAATATCTCGGGATCGGGGATGAAGCGGATGAAGGTGCCGTTTCTCTCCTTGGCCTTCGAGCCGCCCTTCTCCTCCTTCTTCCTGCCCTTGCTGAAGAGGCCGCGCTTGAACTTGCCGTCGCGATAGCTGATGACCTCGAAATCGGACGACAGGGCGTTGACCGCCTTGTTGCCGACTCCGTTGAGTCCGACCGAGAACTGGAACACATCGTCGTTGTACTTGCCGCCGGTGTTGATCTTGGAGACACAGTCGATGACTTTGCCGAGTGGAATTCCACGGCCGTAGTCACGCACCGACACCTCGGGGCCATGGCGCTTGATGATGATGCGCTTACCGTGGCCCATGATGAACTCGTCAACGGCGTTGTCGATGACCTCCTTGAGCATCACGTAGATGCCGTCGGCCGGGTTCGATCCGTCGCCGATGCGGCCGATGTACATACCGGTGCGTAGCCGGATGTGCTCGAGAGCGTCCAGGGTCTGGATGGTCTTCTCGTCGTAAATGATTTCCTGTTTGGAATTCGCCATTTCGCCTCAGTTACACCCCTCGCCTGTGCCTAGAATAGCACCACGACCATTGGCTCGACAGAGTTTTGATGGACGTAGCCGGTTCTGAGAATGAACGCACACGCCGTGCGCGTCGCCAATGATAGCCTACCGTGGAATAGGGACGCCTGATTCTCAGGACGGACCCCTCGAAAGGAAGCAATGAAGCCCACTCGAAGACACCGCAGGATGTTCGCCTTGATTTTGGTGCTGGCGGTTGCCGCAACGGCAGCGGCCGAGGGTCAAGGGGACGGCACTGCAGCTGGAGCAGGTCATATCGGCTACGGGCCCTTCAGCCTTCGCGGTCAGTCGGCCTTCCAGGCACTGCGGCTCGGGATCCTGCCGAGATTGCCATCCAACCAGAGGCACGGCGAACACCAGCTGCAGATCGGCGCGACCTGGTCCAATATCTGGGTCATCGACGAAGAGTGGTTCGACCCGCAGAACGGGAGCTACGGCGACTACTTCCTCGATCATGAGACGCTCGATGCTCATGTTGCCTACGCCTACGGCGTCAGCGAAACGGTGCAGCTCGAAGTGGCGTACGAACAGCGGTGGCGGTTCGGCGGCAGCCTGGACGGACTTGTCGAAAATTTTCACGATCTGATCGGAATCAACCAGAACGGTCGGGATCTGGTTCCGCGCAACGGATTCGAAATCTACCTGGATCCCCTCGATGGGAACGGCGCGGTCCACCTCAACGATAGCTCGAAAGGGTCGTTTGCACGCAACGTCCTCGTGACCTTCAACCACGAGATCAGCCAGGGCACCGGCAACTGGCCGGCGATCTCGTATGCCGTGACCGCGCGTCACTCGGATGCTGACTCGGATGGCGGCTCGGGATGGGCCGCAGCGCTGTCGGCCGGAGCGTCCCGTCGTTTCGGGAAGTTCTACCTTTATATCGCCGCCGGCTATGAGCGGTATTCGGATGACACGTTTTACGGAATCGAGCTTCCCGGCTCACAGCTCACCATCCTCGCGGCCGCGGAGTGGCGGTTCAAGCCACGCATGTCCCTGGTCTTCGAGTGGCTACGGATGAAGGACGAGGAGACGAGCACGGATTTCTTCCCCGAGATCTCCAATCAGATCATTTTCGGTTGGAAATGGGAGGTGCGTCAATCCGGGGTGATCGAGGTCGGGATGCTCCAGAACGGCGTGCCCTTTGACGGGAGCCCTGATTTCGGGTGGCACGCGGCGTTCACGCAGCGATTCTGACCACCCGTCCGAACATTGGATCCTCGATGCTGGATGCTCGATGCTGGATCCGCCCATCCACCCGTGTTGACCCGATATGGCGAGTCAACTCGAACGATCGAGTATCGAGAAACGAGAATCGAGGATCAAGAACCGATGTTCGCGAAGCTCTCAGCGACCTCTCACCGGCTGCCACTCGTCCACCACCTCGGTACCGCGCAGGACGTGATAGCGGCCGAAGCAGGCTGAAGACAGGCAGGAATGGTTGGGGACGACGCGGATGCAAGTTCCGGGGCGGAGGGCCTCGACACCGGGGCCAGCCAGGGTCCCGTGCTCCTGGGTGAGTGCGACGAGGCGGAGGCCGGGTAGAGGGTGTTGGTCCCAGACAGTCACCGGCAGACCGTAACCGCACTCGGGATCGACATGGGTCGGACTCCTGTCCAAGCTCAGGGCGAGCGCACCGGCGTCGATGACGGCACGCGAGCGGTCCGGATCGACGCTGATCACGGTCGCCAGAACCGAAAAGGCCACGTCATCCACATCACAGCTGCCGATTGCGAGCTGGAAGGCATCGAAAAAGACGTAGTTTCCGGGCCGGACCTCTGTGATTTGGGTGAGGTCGTCGACTGCACGAATAGTCGGGGTCGAGCCGATGCTGACCTCGGGGATATCGACCCCAAGGTCGCGAATCTCGGCCGCGAATGCGGCCATCAGGTTTCGCTCTTCGCAGGCGATGTCGTACACCTCCGATCGAGAGCGCGCGGAGTAGGCGTGGCCGGCGTGAGTCAAGAGGCCGCGGAAATCGATGTGGTCGGAGTCCGCCAGCCGGCGTACCAGGAACTGTGCGACATCGGTCGCAGGGTCGACGCCTGACCGTCCACCGCCGCAATCGACCTCGAGCAGGACCGGAAGGTGTGTTCGTCGCGAGGATGCAATCTCTTCGATCGCTCGCGCGGTCTCGGGGTGATCCACCAGTAGATTCAGGCTGTGGATCTCGGCGTGAAGATCCGCCGCGTCGTTGATCTTCTGTGGAGCGACGGGCACCGCATAAGTAATGTCGCTGAAGCCTCGCGCGGCGAACGCGTGGGCCTCGGCCAGAGTCGACACGGTGATGCCGCCGAAATGGAGACCGGTTTGAATTCGGGCGATCTCCACGCACCTGTGGGTCTTGACGTGGGGACGCAACCGCACGCCGAGCCGCAGAGCCTTTTCCGCCATTCTCCTGGCATTCGCCTCGAGCCGATCGAGGTCGACCAGCGCGCACGGTGTCGACAGCGCGTCAACCTGCATTGGCGGAGAGTATCAGAGCGCGGCGACGTTCGAACGTTGACCGTCAAAACGTTTAAACGTTTCCCTCGTGGAATCCTCGGCGGTCGCCCTATCTCGGGCATTGCAGTTACTGGTACTTTCGGCGCAGCTCGCGGCGCACGAGCTTGTTGGAGGCGGTGCGGGGAAGGGATTCAACTACCACCAGATCGTGCAGCTTGAACAGGGGGTTGAGTTCCTGCGCGATGGTTGTGCCGAGGATTCTCTGCAAATCGTCCGGTGCACGGTCATCGGCAAGGACCGCGAAGACGACGAGCTGCTCAGCGCCTTCGCCTCCCGGCTGCACGCCTATCGCGGCCGCTTCGTATACCGATGGGTGACTCTCGATGACCCGCTCGATCTCGAGCGACGAAACCTTGATGCCACCGAGATTCATGGTGTCGTCGGCGCGGCCCTGGGCGCGGAAATACCCGCCCGGGAATCTGGCCACGAGATCTCCGTGGCGGCGCAGGACCTCTCCGTCGGGTCCGGCCGGGCATCCCTCGTAGTACACCTCGTCGTGGTCGCGGTTGAGCAATGTCTGCGAAAGCCCGATCGATGGAGGAACCAGGTACAGCTCGCCCTCCTCCCGCGCGGCTACGGGCTGTCCATCATCGTCGAGCACGACGAGGTCCAGACCGAGCGCCGGGGTCGTGAAACTGGCGGGGGAGGCGGGCTGAAGAACCGTACCGGTGAGGTGGCCGCCGCCGATCTCGGTGCCGCCGCAGTATTCGATAATCGGTGCGCGATAACCGGTGCGGCTCATGAGCCACAGGTAGTCCTGCCGATTGGAGGGCTCTCCGGTCGAGCTCAGAACGTTGATGCGGGACCAGTCGATGCCGTCACAGGCGCCCGAGTCGCGCCAGGCGCGCACTAATGACGGCACGACGCCGAGCATGCTGACGCCGACTTTCGCGACGAATTCGGCGAAGCCCCGTCCCGTAGGAACACCCTCGTAGAGGGCGATGCAGCCACGGTTGATGAGGGTGGCGTAGATCAACCACGGGCCCATCATCCAGCCGATGTTGGTCGGCCAGGCGACCACGTCGCCACGCTGGATGTCATGGTGGAAGTGGCCATCCATTGCGCACTTCATCGGCGTCAGATGGGTCCACGGGATGGCCTTCGGGTCGCCGGTCGTGCCCGAGGAGAACAGGATGTTGGTGATTGCTTCAGGATGTGCGGTAAGTGCCTCGAACTCGGTTTCGTCGCTCAGGAAATCCCACCATAGAATGTCTCCGTCGCGCAGGGACGCCACCGAGAAGTCCTCGGACGCGATCACGATCGCGCGCACGGAACCCGCGTCACGCACCGTGTCATAGAGCCCGATGGTGCGCGCGCCGCGCTCAAAGCTCGAAACAGTGATGATAGCGGCGGCATGCGATATCTCGAGACGGCGAGCGACCTCTGGAGCGGCGAAGCTGTCGGCGATCGAAACGACAACGCATCCAGCGCGAATGATTCCCAGATATGCGGCGACGCACTCGAGGTTCATCGGCATGTAGAGAGCGATGGCGTCGCCGGGTGAGAAGCCGGCAGCCGCGAGGCCGTTGGCGACCAGATTGGAGAGCATGTCGAGTTCATCGTAGGTGACCGCTTCCACCTGTTCGGATGCCTCGTGTCCGATGACGACGGCGATCTCGAATCCGTCGTCCGGGAAGCAGCTGGAAACAATGTTGAGCTCTGCGCCTGGGAGCCATCTTGGCTGCCGGGCGCCTGCGGAGATATCGAGAACCTGACTCGGCGGCCGGGAGAATACGACGCCGAGCCGATCGATGACTCGTTGCCAAAATTCGGCTCGGTTGGCGGAGGTCCAGCGGTGAAATGCGCGGTAGTCATCAAAACCGAGCTGGTTCATCAGCGCGGTGAGATTGGCGTGACGAACGCGGTCGTTCCCAGGCAACCAGACCGGCGGTGGGGGGAGAGAGAGATCGCGATTCGCGAAGATTTCGTTGAAACGTTCCCACTGCTCGTGAAAGGAGATTTCCGGATCTCGTTGGACGGTCTCGAGGTACCGCTGCCAGTTTTCCGCCTGTGGATCGTTGCCGAAATCCGTCAAGATCGTTCCACCCGCACGACCTCCTCGTCGTCCAGGAGGTCGAGCAATCGGTCGGTGGCGGTCTTCACGCATTCGACGTCGACGGACTCGATCGAGATCCAGAGCCGGTGGTCGAACCCCTCACCGAATCGGGGATAGGAGCCGATCTTGACCTCGGTGCATTCCTCAGCCACTTGGGCGAGCAACGGGGCGATCCGGCTCTCGTCCGAGTTCAGGAAGACTCCGTGTACCACCTTGGGTGTTCCGCTGAGCTCTCCACGGAGGCTCGGGAGCTTGGCTGCGAAGAGCCGGGGCACCCCTGGGAAGAGGTAGACGTTCTCGTAGACGACTAACGGCAGGAGACCGTCGTCGCCATGGAAGAGCCGCGAGCCCTCGGGCACGTCCGCCATCCGGAGGGCGGACTCTGTGAAGCGATCGCCCCAATAGCCGCGGATCATCTCCGCAATGTTCGGGTGGTTGACCACGCCGATCCCGAACGCCTGGGCGACGCCCTGTACCGTGCGGTCGTCGTGGGTCGGGCCAACACCTCCCGAGGTGATGACGATGTCGAATTTCTCCGAACAGGCTGCGACCTCCGCTGCGATGGACTCGAGATCGTCGCCGATGATGACGATCCGCTCGAGATCGATCCCGAGATCGGCGAGGAAATCGATCAGCAGCGGGGTGTTGACGTCGCGAACCTTGGCGCTGAGGATCTCGTCGCCGATGATGATCGCCGCTGCCGTGGTCATCCAGCGAGTATAACGCTGCCCACCCGCCCAAGACTGCCCACAGATGACACAGATATGCACAGATCCACACAGAATCGATCATCTGTGTCATATCTGTGGACGTAGATCGCTATTAGAAGATTTCGCCTCCGAAAAAGCGATCGTGGAAGAAGAGGAGAGCGACAAAAGCGGCCGTCGAAATGAGAGCGAGCGGGAACGAGAGTTCGTCGAGAGCGAGGCGGTTGCGACCACGGAGTATGGCACCGAAGGGCAGCACCGAGGTCTGTTTGCAGAACTCGGTGAACTCCTCACCCTTGTTCCGTTTATGGCGCGCGTCCAGGTGATACGGGCCGATGATCCCGACGACGACGAACGACCCGAAAAAGGCGATGTCGCCGACTGTCCCGTTGGCCAGGAGGTGGGCCAGGCCCCAGAGGGCGAGGCCCATGTTCATCGGGTGGCGGGTGACACGGAGGATGCCGCGGGCCTCGGCCTTGGCCGGCATCATGCCGGCCGGGCTCGGTGTCGCCAGGAGCTGGAAGAGGAGGAAAAGCCCGAAGAACACCAACACGCCCGCGATGGTCCTCTCGGTCCAAAACGGAAGCTCCCACAGCACCGCACCGAGGTGCCGGTTCTGCCACCAGAGAACCGCGGCCGGACCGAGGGTCAGGAAGGACACCACCGAGTAGAGTCCTCGGAACGGCCACTCGCCGATCGTGTCCACCACACCGTGCCGGATCGGGTCGTGCGACAGCCCGAGGTGGGTCACCACGAAAAGGGCCGAGAACAGGACGACCAGTGTGAGGGTCATGGGGGGAGTATAGCTTTGTTGAATTAGGAATTAGGAATTAGGAATTAGGAATGGAAGAAATCGCTTCAGTCCGATTCCTCCGGGAGGAAGAGCATTTCGATTGTGGCGTCAGGGGGTGGGAGAGCGGGGACTCCCGGCTCGCGATGCCAGTTGCCCGATTTCGAGAGGTACGTGTCGAGTGCTTCATCGTAGGCGCCACCGATCAAGCGGATGCTCTGACCCACGCGCGAGGCCGACCACACCGGGCCCCGGGTCACCGACCACACGACCCGGCAGTACTCCTCGAGGTCGGGGTCTTCGAGCGACAGATGCCCGGACTGGAGGCTGTCCTCGTAGCCCTTCGGGATGCGTCGTTCGAAATGGCCGATCCTCGACTCCGACATCGCAGGCAAATGGCTCAGTAGGGGATCGCCGAGGGCGTTGACGTCGAGAACGTGAACGTTCGGCCCGCCGTAGTAACCGACCACTCCAACCGCGATCGCCCGCATGACCGAATGGCCGGTCTCACCGAGCCCCCGCGCAGCGCGAACCCAGGAAACCCTTTGGATCGGGCGGCCGTCGTGGAGTGCCGCGAGGGAGAGTGCAGGCGCATAGACTCGTCGTTCGTCGGCGATTCCGTTGCGGCTGATGTTGTCCCTCACAAACCCGTCGAATCCGATGACGTGAAAGAAGACCAGGATCACAGCTGCGGCGCACACGCCTGGGAATCTGTCGGACAGCGGCCTCTCCTCTTTACCGTTGGCGCGGATCGACTCGACCACGGCGAGAAACACAGGGACCGCAAAGAACCGCCCGCTCATGAAATCGCCGCCGATGATGACGATGTAGACCAGGTAAAGGACAATTCCGGCGGCAGCCAGACGGGCTTGGAGATCCCCGCGGCGAACGATCAGGATGAGGAGGCAGGTGACAAGCCCGACCGCCCCGGCCGGGTCACGGAGAACGAAGTCGACGGCGTATTGAAGCCCCTGGAGGACCCTGCCGAAGAACGGCAGACCCGTGTTCAGTTTTGCCAGCGCGGTGTTCGGGACCAGGCTGCCATAGTAGACCAACGAAAAGGTCTCCCAGAGGGCGAAGACTGCTGCTGCTGCGGCCACCGGTACCGTTGCCCGACGGATGCCCTTCCTGCACACCCAGGCAATGCAAAGAGGGGCCACGATGAGCACGAAGTCTTGGCGGGTCAGTACCACGGTGGCCGCCAGCAGGGGCACCCAGCGGTCCCAACGACTCCATTCGGGTCGAAGGCCTCCGCACGCCAGGATCAACAGGACGAGCAGGAGATAGGCGAGAGGGCCCTCGAGACCGGAGGTTGCGAACTGCACCACTGCCTTCGAGGCCGGAATCAACAGCGCGAGGAGCACGAGATCGAGCTCGTTGCGGTGGGGTCTGGGCACGATGAGGGCGAAGGCCATGATCGAAAGGAAGACGGATAGCCATATTGCGGCCAGCGGCAGATTCGAAAAGACGCCGCCGACGACAACCAGTACAAGACACCAGAGCGGGTGGGTGAAGACCTGAACACGATCGACAACGTTCCATCGGAGCCCAAAGCCGTTGTGAATGTTGTCGACCACCCTGAAGGTGATGAAGGCGTCATCGCACAGCCACGCGTCGCGGATCACCAGCCAGGCGAAGACAGCGATCACGGCAATGAAGACGGCCCAGCGGATGTGGCGTTGCGAGAGGGGGGATTCTCCGTTCACGACGACTCAATGGTAACGGAAGTCGGAGGCGGAGAGGAGTCAGGCCCGATCGATCGGGAACGATACGACCTTTGAGAGGTCGCGGGTGCCGGAGGCCACCATGAGCAGGCGATCGACGCCGAGAGCCACGCCCGCGCATTCCGGCAAGCCGTGCGCGAGAGCGGCGAGCAGGCGCCCATCTACCGGAATCTCGGGCAGTTCTCGCCCTGTTCTCGCCTCGAGGTCCGCCTCGAATCGGCGCTGCTGCTCCGCCGGATCCGTCAGCTCATGGTAGCCGTTTGCGAGCTCGACGCCCTCGACGAAGACCTCGAAGCGCTCCGCAAACGGTGGGTCGCCGTCCCGCACCCTGGCCAGGGCCGCCTGCGATGCCGGGTAGTCATGAATGATCGTCGGCTGGCAGTGGCCGAGCCTGGGTTCGATGACGTGCGTCAACACGAGGTCGAGCAAATCGTCCCTCGACAGATCAGCGAAGTTCTCGACGCCGAACTCTTCGACCAGTCGCCGAAGTGCATCATCCGTGTCGGCGAATGGGTTGACATTTGCGTAGCGCTCGAAGGCCTCGGTGTAGGTGATGCGTTCAGACGATCTACTACCGAGGAGAAACGCCAACAGTGCGTCGATTTCATCCATGAGGTGATAGTGGTCCCATCCGGGGCGGTACCATTCAAGGATCGTAAATTCCGGGTTGTGGCGGCTTCCGGCCTCGCCATCACGAAATGCCTTACAGACCTGGAATATCGGACCGCTATCAGCAGCCAGAAGCCTCTTCATCGCGAACTCGGGTGAGGTCTGGAGGTAGAGCGTGCGGCCGTCAGCGGCTCCAGGCCCCCTGTACTGGCAGCTCAGGGCGTGGAGGTGGAGGTCGGTGACCGGGGCCGAGCCGAGGAGCGGCGTTTCGACCTCCATCACACCTCGTTCGGAAAAGAAGGTGCGGATCTTGGCGAGGATCTGGGCGCGAAGGCGGAGAGCATCCTCGGAAGCTGTCGGGCGCCAATCAGGCGGCAGGTCGACCATTGATGCTCACGGTAGGAAAGGTTCTCACGTTCAAACGCCGAAACGTTCCAACGTTGGTTCCGTTAGGCGCGAGAGACATATTCCCCGGTGCGAGTATCCACCTTGATTTTCTCGCCGATCTGGACGAAAAGCGGTACACGGATGACCGCACCCGTCTCGGTGGTCGCGGGTTTATTGCCGCCGGAAGAGGTATCGCCCTTGACTCCGGGATCGGTTTCGGTGATCTCGAGGATGACGAAATTGGGGGGCGTGACGACGATCGGATTGCCTTCCCACAAGGTCACCATGCAGAGATCCTCCTCCTTGAGCCACTGCTGAGAATCACCGACCGCGTTGCTGTCGGCTTCGACCTGCTCGTAGGACTCCTGGTCCATGAAGGTCCAGGTGCGTCCGTCCGTGTAAAGGTACTGCATCTCTTTTTCCATCACGTCGGCGCCTTCGAAGGAGTCAGATGCCTTGAGCGTCTTTTCGTTGACTCGCTCTGTCTTGAAGTTCTTGTACTTGACCTTGGTGAAGGCCTGGCCCTTGCCCGGCTTGACGAAATCGGTGCCGACGATCACGCACGGGTCTCCGTCGACCATGATCTTGAGTCCGACCTTGACCTGATTCATGTTGTAGGAAGCCATATTTCGATCTCCTTGCTTGCGCCGATCATACCGAAGCTGCGAGACTGAGCCGGATGAAACGGAAGCATGAAGCCCCCTGGTCAACCGGCGCATGGAGGAAGCAGCTCGCCGATGTCATTACCGACGTGGGCGAGCTGCTGCAGATCCTCGAGCTCCAAGGCGGCACTCCGACGGGAATACCCTCCGCCCTGCGCAGATTCCCGCTCAGGGTACCACGTGCGTTCGTCGATCGGATGCGGCGAGGTGACCCTGCTGATCCGTTGCTGAGACAGGTCCTGCCGATTCTCGAGGAGGATCGCAAAGTGCCGGGTTTCACCACCGATCCTGTCGGCGAGTTGGTGTCGCCGCCT
Coding sequences within:
- the genX gene encoding EF-P lysine aminoacylase GenX; the protein is MVDLPPDWRPTASEDALRLRAQILAKIRTFFSERGVMEVETPLLGSAPVTDLHLHALSCQYRGPGAADGRTLYLQTSPEFAMKRLLAADSGPIFQVCKAFRDGEAGSRHNPEFTILEWYRPGWDHYHLMDEIDALLAFLLGSRSSERITYTEAFERYANVNPFADTDDALRRLVEEFGVENFADLSRDDLLDLVLTHVIEPRLGHCQPTIIHDYPASQAALARVRDGDPPFAERFEVFVEGVELANGYHELTDPAEQQRRFEADLEARTGRELPEIPVDGRLLAALAHGLPECAGVALGVDRLLMVASGTRDLSKVVSFPIDRA
- a CDS encoding AMP-binding protein, encoding MTDFGNDPQAENWQRYLETVQRDPEISFHEQWERFNEIFANRDLSLPPPPVWLPGNDRVRHANLTALMNQLGFDDYRAFHRWTSANRAEFWQRVIDRLGVVFSRPPSQVLDISAGARQPRWLPGAELNIVSSCFPDDGFEIAVVIGHEASEQVEAVTYDELDMLSNLVANGLAAAGFSPGDAIALYMPMNLECVAAYLGIIRAGCVVVSIADSFAAPEVARRLEISHAAAIITVSSFERGARTIGLYDTVRDAGSVRAIVIASEDFSVASLRDGDILWWDFLSDETEFEALTAHPEAITNILFSSGTTGDPKAIPWTHLTPMKCAMDGHFHHDIQRGDVVAWPTNIGWMMGPWLIYATLINRGCIALYEGVPTGRGFAEFVAKVGVSMLGVVPSLVRAWRDSGACDGIDWSRINVLSSTGEPSNRQDYLWLMSRTGYRAPIIEYCGGTEIGGGHLTGTVLQPASPASFTTPALGLDLVVLDDDGQPVAAREEGELYLVPPSIGLSQTLLNRDHDEVYYEGCPAGPDGEVLRRHGDLVARFPGGYFRAQGRADDTMNLGGIKVSSLEIERVIESHPSVYEAAAIGVQPGGEGAEQLVVFAVLADDRAPDDLQRILGTTIAQELNPLFKLHDLVVVESLPRTASNKLVRRELRRKYQ
- a CDS encoding alanine racemase, which produces MQVDALSTPCALVDLDRLEANARRMAEKALRLGVRLRPHVKTHRCVEIARIQTGLHFGGITVSTLAEAHAFAARGFSDITYAVPVAPQKINDAADLHAEIHSLNLLVDHPETARAIEEIASSRRTHLPVLLEVDCGGGRSGVDPATDVAQFLVRRLADSDHIDFRGLLTHAGHAYSARSRSEVYDIACEERNLMAAFAAEIRDLGVDIPEVSIGSTPTIRAVDDLTQITEVRPGNYVFFDAFQLAIGSCDVDDVAFSVLATVISVDPDRSRAVIDAGALALSLDRSPTHVDPECGYGLPVTVWDQHPLPGLRLVALTQEHGTLAGPGVEALRPGTCIRVVPNHSCLSSACFGRYHVLRGTEVVDEWQPVRGR
- a CDS encoding competence/damage-inducible protein A; this encodes MTTAAAIIIGDEILSAKVRDVNTPLLIDFLADLGIDLERIVIIGDDLESIAAEVAACSEKFDIVITSGGVGPTHDDRTVQGVAQAFGIGVVNHPNIAEMIRGYWGDRFTESALRMADVPEGSRLFHGDDGLLPLVVYENVYLFPGVPRLFAAKLPSLRGELSGTPKVVHGVFLNSDESRIAPLLAQVAEECTEVKIGSYPRFGEGFDHRLWISIESVDVECVKTATDRLLDLLDDEEVVRVERS
- a CDS encoding DUF3187 family protein — translated: MKPTRRHRRMFALILVLAVAATAAAEGQGDGTAAGAGHIGYGPFSLRGQSAFQALRLGILPRLPSNQRHGEHQLQIGATWSNIWVIDEEWFDPQNGSYGDYFLDHETLDAHVAYAYGVSETVQLEVAYEQRWRFGGSLDGLVENFHDLIGINQNGRDLVPRNGFEIYLDPLDGNGAVHLNDSSKGSFARNVLVTFNHEISQGTGNWPAISYAVTARHSDADSDGGSGWAAALSAGASRRFGKFYLYIAAGYERYSDDTFYGIELPGSQLTILAAAEWRFKPRMSLVFEWLRMKDEETSTDFFPEISNQIIFGWKWEVRQSGVIEVGMLQNGVPFDGSPDFGWHAAFTQRF
- the efp gene encoding elongation factor P; amino-acid sequence: MASYNMNQVKVGLKIMVDGDPCVIVGTDFVKPGKGQAFTKVKYKNFKTERVNEKTLKASDSFEGADVMEKEMQYLYTDGRTWTFMDQESYEQVEADSNAVGDSQQWLKEEDLCMVTLWEGNPIVVTPPNFVILEITETDPGVKGDTSSGGNKPATTETGAVIRVPLFVQIGEKIKVDTRTGEYVSRA
- a CDS encoding type IIA DNA topoisomerase subunit B codes for the protein MANSKQEIIYDEKTIQTLDALEHIRLRTGMYIGRIGDGSNPADGIYVMLKEVIDNAVDEFIMGHGKRIIIKRHGPEVSVRDYGRGIPLGKVIDCVSKINTGGKYNDDVFQFSVGLNGVGNKAVNALSSDFEVISYRDGKFKRGLFSKGRKKEEKGGSKAKERNGTFIRFIPDPEIFEDYGWQEEYLEHRLRYYAFLNSGLTLDYNGEKYVSKNGLADLLAYELGGEPTVYDAFHCKLDRLEFAFTHTHAYGETYFSFVNGQYTKDGGTHQSAFREGVLKGVNEFAKNGFAGEDVRDGLVGAVAVKIQDPVFESQTKNKLGSTEIRSWIVNSVKDQVVLWLHKEPKEAEKLLEKVKNNQRVRKELSAIKKEAKERAKKVAIRIPKLIDCKVHLSDVKGDRREETTIFLTEGDSAGGAMIQARDVQTQAIYSLKGKPLNTHGLGREAVYKNEELYNIMRALGVEEDMEGLRYNKVVIATDADVDGMHIRNLLLTYFLRFFEELVFTGHVFILETPIFRVRNKQETVYCFSEAERDEAAERLRNHEITRFKGLGEISPAEFKQFIADDDHMKRVTTGSLGDVKRALDFFMGKNTPARKEYIIDNLIADIA